From the Selenomonas timonae genome, one window contains:
- the clpB gene encoding ATP-dependent chaperone ClpB: protein MEQDKYTARTLAAIQSAQQIAAMRYHQEITSAHVLLALAKEAEGLLATIFEVCNVDLPMLKARLEKELAAIPSVRGTNRLGMGMDMVRVLGRAEELAKSMKDEYVSTEHLLLALVTDGSDEVQRIAHEFGLTKSAVQDAIQKHRKQNVTSDNPEEGYQSLEKYGRDLTAAARANKLDPVIGRDEEIRRSIEILSRRTKNSPVLIGERGGGKTAIVGGLARRIVAGGVPESLKNKTLYSLDMGALVAGAKFRGEFEERLKGVLNEIAKSEGQILLFIDEVHTVVGAGAAEGAMDAGNLLKPLLARGELRCIGATTLNEYRKYIEKDTALERRFQPVMVGEPSVEDTISILRGLKERYEVHHGVRIRDAALVAAATLSDRYISDRFLPDKAIDLVDEAAAKLRTEIESMPAPLDEIRRKILQLDIEEEALKKETDAASKEKLAALVAEKEQLHTEEAKLQAKWESETQAILRVRAIKKEMDELRGEMEAAERAQNLARASELKYGKMPELEKKLADEEAAIAAQSEGERMLKEEVGEEDIARVVSRWTGIPVTKMMTGEREKLLRLEEVLHERVVGQDEAVTAVSEAILRARAGIKDPNRPIGSFIFLGPTGVGKTELAKTLAESLFDDERSMIRIDMSEYMEKHSVSRLIGAPPGYVGYDEGGQLTEAVRRRPYSVILLDEIEKAHRDVFNVLLQILDDGRLTDGKGRVVNFKNTVIIMTSNLGSHEILSKDYAEAEQAVRALLREYFRPEFLNRVDDTIVFKALSKDDVKHIAAIMLAALSKRLERQADIQLTWDDAALAALAEEGFDPDFGARPLRRLLTHTVETALSKKIIAGDVRGGDVVELGYDGTEFTFKTL, encoded by the coding sequence ATGGAACAGGATAAATACACAGCGCGGACGCTTGCTGCAATCCAGTCGGCGCAGCAGATAGCGGCAATGCGCTATCATCAGGAAATCACCTCGGCACACGTGCTGCTCGCACTTGCAAAGGAGGCGGAGGGGCTGCTCGCGACGATCTTCGAGGTCTGTAATGTCGACCTGCCGATGCTCAAGGCTCGACTTGAGAAGGAGCTTGCAGCCATCCCGAGTGTGCGTGGGACGAATCGTCTCGGCATGGGGATGGATATGGTGCGCGTGCTCGGGCGCGCCGAGGAACTGGCGAAGTCGATGAAGGACGAGTACGTCTCGACGGAGCATCTCCTGCTCGCACTCGTCACGGACGGGAGCGACGAGGTACAGCGAATCGCGCACGAGTTTGGCCTGACGAAGAGCGCCGTGCAGGATGCGATCCAGAAACATCGCAAGCAGAACGTCACGAGCGACAACCCCGAGGAGGGGTACCAGTCGCTCGAGAAATACGGGCGCGATCTGACAGCGGCGGCACGTGCGAACAAGCTCGACCCCGTGATCGGACGCGATGAGGAGATCCGCCGCTCGATTGAAATTCTCTCACGCCGTACGAAGAACAGCCCGGTGCTCATCGGTGAGCGGGGCGGCGGCAAGACGGCGATTGTGGGGGGGCTTGCCCGCCGTATCGTGGCGGGGGGTGTGCCCGAGTCGCTGAAGAACAAGACGCTCTACTCGCTCGACATGGGCGCACTGGTCGCGGGCGCGAAGTTCCGCGGTGAGTTCGAGGAACGTCTCAAGGGTGTACTGAACGAGATTGCAAAGTCCGAGGGGCAGATACTGCTCTTTATTGACGAGGTGCATACGGTTGTCGGCGCGGGTGCGGCCGAGGGTGCGATGGATGCAGGCAACCTGCTGAAGCCGCTCCTCGCGCGCGGTGAACTGCGCTGCATTGGTGCAACGACGCTGAACGAGTACCGCAAGTACATCGAGAAGGATACGGCACTCGAACGCCGATTCCAGCCGGTCATGGTCGGTGAGCCAAGCGTGGAGGATACAATTTCCATTCTGCGCGGATTGAAGGAACGCTACGAGGTGCACCACGGCGTACGCATCCGCGATGCGGCACTCGTGGCAGCGGCGACACTCTCCGACCGTTATATCTCCGACCGTTTCCTGCCGGACAAGGCGATCGACCTCGTCGATGAGGCGGCGGCAAAGCTGCGCACGGAGATCGAGTCCATGCCCGCACCGCTCGATGAGATTCGGCGCAAGATCCTCCAGCTCGACATAGAGGAGGAGGCGCTGAAAAAGGAGACGGACGCGGCATCGAAGGAAAAACTCGCCGCTCTTGTTGCGGAGAAGGAGCAGCTCCACACCGAGGAAGCGAAACTCCAAGCAAAATGGGAGAGTGAAACCCAGGCGATCCTGCGCGTGCGTGCCATCAAGAAGGAGATGGACGAACTGCGCGGCGAGATGGAGGCGGCGGAGCGTGCCCAGAACCTCGCGCGCGCTTCGGAGCTGAAATACGGCAAGATGCCGGAGCTGGAGAAGAAGCTCGCGGACGAGGAGGCGGCGATTGCCGCACAGTCCGAGGGCGAGCGCATGCTCAAGGAGGAGGTCGGCGAGGAGGACATCGCGCGTGTTGTCAGCCGCTGGACGGGGATTCCCGTGACGAAGATGATGACGGGCGAGCGCGAGAAGCTGCTCCGCCTCGAGGAGGTGCTGCACGAGCGCGTCGTCGGTCAGGACGAGGCGGTAACGGCGGTCAGCGAGGCGATCCTGCGTGCACGTGCGGGCATCAAGGATCCGAACCGTCCGATCGGCTCGTTTATCTTCCTCGGCCCAACGGGTGTGGGCAAGACCGAGCTTGCAAAGACGCTTGCCGAGTCCCTCTTTGACGATGAGCGAAGCATGATCCGCATCGACATGAGCGAGTATATGGAGAAGCACAGCGTCTCGCGTCTCATCGGCGCGCCTCCGGGCTACGTCGGCTACGATGAGGGCGGACAGCTCACGGAGGCGGTGCGCCGCCGCCCGTACAGCGTCATCCTGCTCGACGAGATCGAGAAGGCGCATCGCGACGTGTTCAACGTACTGCTTCAGATCCTCGACGACGGGCGTCTGACGGACGGCAAGGGGCGCGTCGTGAACTTCAAGAACACGGTCATCATCATGACGAGCAACCTCGGTTCGCATGAGATTCTGAGTAAGGACTATGCGGAGGCGGAGCAGGCGGTGCGTGCACTTCTGCGTGAGTATTTCCGCCCCGAGTTCCTGAACCGCGTGGATGATACGATTGTGTTCAAGGCACTCAGCAAGGACGACGTGAAGCACATCGCAGCGATTATGCTCGCGGCACTCAGCAAGCGTCTTGAGCGGCAGGCGGACATCCAGCTCACATGGGATGATGCGGCGCTTGCGGCACTCGCGGAGGAAGGCTTCGACCCCGACTTCGGTGCGCGTCCGCTCCGTCGTCTGCTCACGCACACGGTCGAGACCGCCCTCTCGAAGAAGATCATCGCGGGTGATGTGCGCGGCGGTGATGTCGTGGAGCTTGGCTATGACGGGACGGAGTTTACGTTTAAGACCCTCTGA
- a CDS encoding glutamine synthetase has translation MNELLYKIPANTPREEVIRQLKAHLEVRFVSLVGIDMAGNDTDEKIPVRIFIEDIEKFYNGTAVQTDGSSVVLPKIATINNAKVDLPIDPAVNWFVDYDPESSDEETGLPIGTLRIPSFIIHEEKRVDSRAALVDTLAYVKQELLDFFHANPEISGSPSLNGADIVDIAFTSATELEFWVKTPLDDNASIEEMSASQVMNEQYWERTHGAVRTALEDCLIQLDKYGFHMEMGHKEVGGLKAQIDESGRMTHVCEQIEIDWQFDNAVQAADNELFVRTFVREIFRLYGLEVNFKAKPLIGLAGNGEHTHLSLAAITKDGKRHSLFAADDQNADYMNAVGYGALMGLLKNYEAINPFVSATNDAFNRLKPGFEAPVCVVTSFGTTPAIPSRNRTVLVSLIRDLKSPLATRFELRATNPYSNTYLVIAAAYLAILDGIRHTAGRTTAQLLGELSKQPGEKGFYLETDRAYRSEEDVFEYYTAEERDARFGKPPATVWENMLGFDLYPEKVAVLTAGNTLRPQIIDSFRTGALLRWKIELISRIIPENRKLVRRMTEIKSDFVTDQDAYMWNKIHDLRIYLAKDTIDDKALFTLLIKALNEGDYPTASALQLEMYAKMEELKGLYECYKKNMI, from the coding sequence TTGAGGACATTGAGAAATTCTACAACGGAACAGCCGTGCAGACGGATGGCTCCTCTGTCGTCCTGCCGAAGATTGCAACGATCAACAACGCGAAGGTGGATCTTCCGATCGATCCTGCGGTCAACTGGTTCGTGGACTATGACCCCGAGAGCTCGGACGAGGAGACGGGGCTGCCCATCGGGACGCTGCGCATCCCATCCTTTATCATTCACGAGGAAAAGCGCGTCGACTCGCGTGCCGCGCTTGTGGATACACTCGCCTATGTCAAGCAGGAGCTGCTCGATTTCTTCCACGCAAATCCGGAGATCTCGGGTTCGCCGAGCCTGAACGGAGCGGACATCGTGGACATTGCGTTCACGTCGGCGACGGAGCTCGAGTTCTGGGTCAAGACGCCGCTCGATGACAATGCATCCATCGAGGAGATGTCCGCCTCGCAGGTGATGAACGAGCAGTATTGGGAGCGCACGCACGGCGCTGTGCGTACGGCGCTCGAGGACTGCCTCATCCAGCTCGACAAATACGGCTTCCACATGGAGATGGGGCACAAGGAGGTCGGCGGACTCAAGGCGCAGATCGACGAGAGCGGCCGCATGACACACGTCTGCGAGCAGATCGAGATCGACTGGCAGTTTGACAACGCCGTGCAGGCGGCGGACAACGAGCTCTTCGTCCGTACCTTCGTCCGCGAGATCTTCCGCCTCTACGGGCTCGAGGTCAACTTCAAGGCGAAGCCGCTCATCGGGCTTGCGGGCAACGGAGAGCACACGCATCTCAGCCTCGCGGCGATCACAAAGGACGGCAAGCGCCACAGCCTCTTTGCCGCCGATGATCAGAACGCGGACTATATGAATGCCGTCGGCTACGGTGCGCTTATGGGGCTCCTCAAGAACTACGAGGCGATCAATCCGTTCGTCTCTGCGACGAATGATGCATTCAACCGTCTGAAGCCGGGCTTTGAGGCGCCTGTCTGCGTCGTCACCTCGTTCGGCACGACGCCCGCAATCCCGTCGCGCAACCGCACGGTGCTCGTGAGCCTCATCCGCGATCTGAAGAGCCCTCTTGCAACGCGATTCGAGCTGCGCGCAACGAATCCGTACTCCAACACCTATCTCGTCATCGCCGCCGCCTACCTTGCGATTCTCGACGGCATTCGCCATACGGCGGGACGCACGACGGCACAGCTTCTCGGTGAGCTCTCGAAGCAGCCGGGCGAGAAGGGCTTCTACCTCGAGACCGACCGTGCCTATCGGAGCGAGGAGGATGTCTTCGAGTACTATACGGCAGAAGAGCGAGACGCACGCTTTGGCAAGCCGCCCGCGACAGTCTGGGAGAACATGCTCGGCTTCGACCTCTACCCCGAGAAGGTAGCGGTGCTCACGGCGGGCAATACGCTCCGCCCGCAGATCATCGACTCGTTCCGCACGGGCGCGCTCCTGCGCTGGAAGATCGAGCTCATCAGCCGCATCATCCCCGAGAACCGCAAGCTCGTCCGCCGCATGACGGAGATCAAGAGCGATTTCGTCACCGATCAGGATGCCTATATGTGGAACAAGATCCACGATCTGCGCATCTATCTCGCAAAGGACACGATCGACGACAAGGCACTCTTCACCCTGCTCATCAAGGCCCTGAATGAGGGCGACTACCCAACGGCATCCGCGCTGCAGCTTGAGATGTATGCGAAGATGGAGGAGCTCAAGGGGCTCTACGAATGCTATAAAAAGAATATGATCTGA